A single genomic interval of uncultured Pseudodesulfovibrio sp. harbors:
- a CDS encoding tRNA (adenine-N1)-methyltransferase, with protein sequence MIDPGQLVLLISHKGKRYLRKLEAGGEVHTHDGKLLMDDIAENGFGQYVNTHLGRPYLILKPTLHDLIKGVKRQTQIMYPKEIGYLMMKLGIGPGSTVIESGTGSGGLTTALAWFVGDTGKVITYERRADFFKLAGKNLERVGLSHRVEQVNQNIEDGFLHSGADALFLDVRTPWEYLESIPNAVIPGAMCGFLLPTTNQVSDLLRGLEDGPFADLEVLEILVRRWKPVPDRLRPDDRMVAHTGFLVFARYMEPPKAAPKPEPVEEKAPAPEETPETGDTAETDA encoded by the coding sequence ATGATCGATCCCGGACAACTCGTTTTACTCATCAGTCACAAAGGCAAACGCTACCTGCGCAAACTCGAAGCAGGCGGCGAAGTGCACACCCATGACGGCAAGCTGCTCATGGACGATATCGCCGAAAACGGTTTCGGCCAGTATGTCAATACGCACCTCGGCAGACCATATCTCATTCTCAAGCCCACGCTGCATGATCTCATCAAGGGCGTGAAGCGCCAGACCCAGATCATGTACCCGAAAGAAATCGGGTACCTGATGATGAAACTGGGCATCGGCCCCGGTTCCACGGTCATCGAATCCGGCACCGGCTCTGGCGGCCTGACCACGGCCCTTGCCTGGTTCGTCGGCGACACGGGCAAGGTCATCACCTACGAACGCCGCGCCGACTTCTTCAAGCTCGCGGGCAAGAACCTCGAACGCGTAGGCCTTTCCCATCGCGTCGAGCAGGTGAACCAGAACATCGAGGACGGCTTCCTGCACTCCGGTGCCGACGCCCTGTTCCTCGACGTGCGTACCCCGTGGGAATATCTCGAATCCATCCCGAACGCGGTCATCCCCGGTGCCATGTGCGGCTTCCTGCTGCCCACCACCAATCAGGTGTCCGATCTGTTGCGCGGTCTTGAAGACGGTCCGTTCGCAGACCTTGAGGTGCTCGAAATTCTCGTGCGCCGCTGGAAACCCGTGCCCGACAGGCTCCGTCCGGACGACCGCATGGTGGCCCACACCGGCTTCCTCGTGTTCGCCCGCTACATGGAACCGCCCAAGGCCGCTCCCAAGCCGGAACCGGTGGAAGAAAAAGCACCTGCACCGGAAGAAACCCCGGAGACAGGCGACACTGCGGAGACAGACGCATAA
- a CDS encoding radical SAM protein, with protein MAYKYVFGPVMSGRLGRSLGLDLLGGRICSMDCVYCEVGATRNLTLERKPYVPASDILDELAAWKAEGLGDVDMVTLGGLGEPCLNSEMADVITGARKLFPDTDIAVLTNASLMPDEAVRRELALADVVLPSLDSLVDEEFVRVNRPCEGLTPTAVAEGLLEFRKIFKGKIFLEILLAEGINDTDENLGRLKDFCKRLAPDRVDVVTLTRPGTVKGVHSVEGEVLRRWRMAIESGTGRSEERKVAVKVDMDIERATAFVQASLARRPQTVLQLAQALNADTETVRQAVEALEKQGDIIARDDRGETYYHGSGHVIEE; from the coding sequence ATGGCATACAAATACGTTTTCGGTCCCGTAATGAGCGGGAGGCTTGGAAGATCACTCGGTCTCGACCTGCTTGGCGGGCGCATCTGTTCCATGGACTGCGTCTACTGCGAAGTGGGCGCGACCCGGAACCTGACCCTTGAGCGGAAACCGTATGTCCCTGCCTCGGATATCCTCGACGAACTGGCCGCATGGAAGGCGGAAGGACTGGGCGACGTCGACATGGTCACTCTGGGCGGGCTCGGTGAGCCGTGTCTCAACTCGGAGATGGCGGATGTCATCACCGGAGCGCGGAAACTGTTTCCCGACACGGACATCGCCGTGCTGACCAATGCCAGCCTCATGCCTGATGAGGCGGTGCGGCGGGAACTCGCGCTGGCGGACGTTGTGCTGCCCAGTCTGGATTCATTGGTGGACGAAGAGTTCGTCCGTGTGAACCGTCCCTGTGAAGGACTGACCCCGACGGCGGTTGCCGAAGGGCTTCTTGAATTTCGAAAGATTTTCAAGGGAAAGATATTTTTGGAAATTTTGCTTGCCGAAGGAATTAATGACACAGACGAGAACCTCGGCAGGCTCAAGGATTTTTGCAAGCGTCTTGCTCCCGACCGGGTGGATGTGGTCACACTGACCCGTCCCGGAACGGTCAAGGGAGTCCACTCCGTGGAAGGAGAGGTCTTAAGACGCTGGCGCATGGCGATTGAGAGCGGCACCGGCCGCTCTGAAGAGCGGAAGGTCGCGGTAAAGGTGGACATGGATATTGAGCGGGCGACCGCATTTGTCCAGGCATCGCTTGCCCGCAGGCCTCAAACCGTTCTACAGTTGGCTCAGGCCCTGAATGCGGACACGGAAACGGTCCGTCAGGCTGTGGAAGCTCTGGAAAAACAGGGCGACATCATCGCGCGGGACGACCGCGGCGAGACGTATTACCACGGATCGGGGCATGTCATTGAAGAATAA
- a CDS encoding Rne/Rng family ribonuclease, translating to MTNKKKRQKMFISVLPGEQVEVVIAEEGKVNEYYVEMVHQAKTKGNIYKGYIHNIDNGLQAAFINYGAERNGFLQIDEVHPEYYMGSPATKKGQRYPLMQKVLKPGQEVLVQVVKEPTGKKGAFLTSYLSLPGRSFVYTVGRSQMGVSRKIENEKERLRLKKTLESFETTEGVGLIARTAAVGQSKAALGRDYKYLNRLWTDIRANAQKEKAPAIVYQELGLAARAVRDYLTSDVTEVWVDDKETFDQIRQFVKLAFPRKNNLVKVHEDPDLSLLERFNLVKQVQEIYSREASMPSGGRLVFDATEALTAVDINSGKIGGERNFQKMALKTNAEAAREIARQLRLRDIGGQVVIDFIEMKNPKDCREVEKIMRAELKNDRARTDVSRISSFGLMELVRQRLGSSAIAISTEPCPCCKGTGIRRNMEWQALQALKEIHRELRKSGTSEVEHTCEEELAIYLLNNKRGVILDLEERYGKKVTVDIDYEYED from the coding sequence ATGACCAACAAGAAGAAACGGCAGAAGATGTTCATCTCCGTCCTGCCGGGAGAACAGGTTGAAGTTGTCATAGCCGAAGAGGGCAAGGTCAACGAGTATTACGTTGAGATGGTCCATCAGGCCAAGACCAAAGGCAACATTTACAAAGGGTATATCCACAACATCGACAACGGGTTGCAGGCCGCGTTCATCAATTACGGAGCCGAGAGAAACGGTTTCCTCCAGATCGACGAGGTCCACCCGGAATACTACATGGGCAGTCCGGCCACCAAAAAGGGCCAGCGTTATCCGCTCATGCAGAAGGTGCTCAAGCCGGGGCAGGAAGTGCTCGTGCAGGTGGTCAAGGAACCCACCGGCAAGAAAGGCGCGTTCCTGACGTCCTACCTTTCCCTGCCCGGACGCAGCTTTGTCTACACCGTGGGCCGCAGCCAGATGGGCGTGTCCCGCAAAATCGAGAATGAAAAGGAACGTCTGCGCCTGAAAAAGACGCTCGAATCCTTTGAAACCACCGAAGGCGTGGGACTCATCGCCCGTACCGCCGCCGTGGGCCAGTCCAAGGCCGCGCTTGGCCGCGACTACAAATATCTCAACCGTCTCTGGACCGATATCCGCGCCAATGCCCAGAAGGAAAAGGCTCCGGCCATCGTGTATCAGGAACTCGGTCTGGCCGCTCGTGCCGTGCGCGATTACCTGACCAGCGACGTCACCGAAGTGTGGGTGGATGACAAGGAGACCTTTGACCAGATCCGTCAGTTCGTGAAGCTCGCCTTCCCGCGCAAGAACAATCTCGTCAAGGTCCACGAAGATCCGGACCTGAGCCTTCTGGAGCGGTTCAACCTTGTCAAGCAGGTGCAGGAAATCTATTCCCGCGAGGCCTCCATGCCTTCCGGCGGCCGACTCGTCTTCGACGCCACCGAGGCCCTGACCGCCGTTGACATCAACTCCGGCAAGATCGGAGGGGAACGCAATTTCCAGAAGATGGCCCTCAAGACCAATGCGGAGGCCGCGCGCGAGATCGCCCGCCAGCTCCGCCTGCGCGATATCGGTGGCCAGGTGGTCATCGACTTCATCGAGATGAAGAACCCCAAGGACTGCCGCGAGGTCGAAAAGATCATGCGTGCGGAACTCAAGAACGATCGCGCCCGTACCGATGTCAGCCGCATCTCTTCCTTCGGCCTTATGGAGCTCGTTCGCCAGCGGCTCGGTTCATCCGCCATCGCCATTTCCACGGAACCCTGTCCCTGCTGCAAAGGAACCGGCATCCGCCGCAATATGGAATGGCAGGCTTTGCAGGCGCTCAAGGAAATTCATCGCGAGCTTCGCAAATCCGGCACGTCCGAGGTCGAGCATACCTGCGAGGAAGAGCTTGCCATTTATCTGCTCAACAACAAGCGCGGGGTCATCCTCGATCTGGAAGAGCGTTACGGCAAGAAGGTCACCGTGGACATCGATTACGAGTACGAGGATTAG
- a CDS encoding mechanosensitive ion channel family protein — protein MSHMLLRLVSICIIVLLMPGTSFPMDTSPLEPPDTSSPRGTLESFMEATSDLSAALQDDAMDREEIWQHWNRGIRCFNLSEVPPTIVEDVALESVLLLREILDRLELPAMETVPDKASVRENSLTKWRLPHTEIIIGKVATGAKAGSFLFTPDTVERLHEYYVAIRNQPYTHGETQGLYEDYIYASGWMIPDGLIGHLPDWMREDHLGQTVWQWFGFVLVTLFMTIFLWGTLKVSRAWRARKMEKGGQLCSLFFPLFGMGGCVISEYLFRAQVNITGKVLTITRFVLEAMFFLFAAWGIIVLGNIVIHRIITSRHIKEEALDADVIKLVGRLVSISLVFVLFFNAGKYFGLPITAVFASAGIVGMAIALAARETLSNFFGGVSIFLDRPFKAGDYIVLDTGERGEVKAVGMRSTRLQTRDDVLITVPNSIITNVKIVNQSAPYLHFRVRVPVGIAYEADFDRAERILMEIAGDQNSVKKNPAPKVRLRTLGDWSVNLELLVWAVRPHDRGRIVHDLSKEIHRRFKEEGIKIPYPQHEVYLQSNNDE, from the coding sequence ATGTCTCACATGCTGCTGCGCCTTGTATCCATCTGCATTATCGTCCTGCTCATGCCGGGGACATCTTTTCCCATGGACACTTCCCCTCTTGAACCACCGGATACATCCAGCCCCCGGGGAACACTGGAAAGCTTCATGGAAGCCACAAGCGACCTGTCAGCAGCATTGCAGGACGACGCCATGGACCGGGAAGAAATATGGCAACACTGGAACAGGGGAATTCGATGCTTTAACCTGAGCGAGGTACCGCCGACCATTGTTGAAGACGTCGCTCTGGAGTCGGTTCTTCTTTTACGGGAGATACTGGACCGCCTTGAACTCCCCGCCATGGAAACGGTTCCGGACAAGGCCAGCGTCCGTGAGAACAGTCTCACCAAATGGCGTCTACCGCATACTGAAATTATTATCGGCAAGGTTGCTACGGGCGCGAAAGCTGGAAGTTTTCTCTTCACGCCTGACACTGTGGAGAGGCTGCATGAGTATTATGTCGCGATTCGAAATCAGCCATATACTCATGGAGAAACTCAGGGATTGTACGAAGACTACATCTATGCGTCCGGCTGGATGATACCGGATGGACTCATTGGACACCTGCCCGACTGGATGCGCGAAGACCACCTTGGCCAGACCGTATGGCAATGGTTCGGATTCGTACTGGTGACCCTGTTCATGACAATCTTCCTTTGGGGGACGCTCAAGGTCTCCCGCGCATGGCGTGCTCGAAAGATGGAAAAGGGAGGCCAGCTATGCAGCCTGTTTTTCCCGCTGTTCGGAATGGGAGGCTGCGTCATTTCGGAATACCTGTTCAGGGCACAGGTCAACATAACCGGAAAGGTACTGACCATCACCCGTTTCGTCCTTGAGGCCATGTTCTTCCTGTTCGCGGCATGGGGCATTATCGTACTCGGAAACATCGTCATTCACCGAATCATCACTTCGCGGCACATAAAGGAAGAGGCTCTTGATGCGGACGTCATCAAACTGGTCGGACGTCTGGTCTCCATCAGCCTGGTGTTTGTTCTTTTCTTTAATGCCGGAAAGTACTTCGGGCTTCCGATCACAGCCGTTTTCGCTTCCGCCGGTATTGTCGGCATGGCTATCGCGCTCGCCGCACGGGAAACACTGTCCAATTTCTTCGGCGGAGTTTCCATTTTTCTCGACCGCCCTTTCAAGGCGGGGGATTACATCGTGCTTGATACCGGCGAAAGGGGTGAAGTGAAAGCCGTGGGAATGCGAAGCACCCGCCTCCAGACCCGCGACGATGTTCTCATCACGGTGCCGAATTCCATCATTACCAATGTAAAAATAGTCAATCAGAGCGCACCGTATCTGCATTTCAGAGTCCGGGTCCCCGTGGGAATCGCTTACGAAGCGGACTTCGACCGTGCGGAAAGAATACTCATGGAAATTGCCGGCGATCAAAATTCGGTAAAGAAAAACCCCGCACCGAAAGTCCGCCTACGCACTCTGGGCGACTGGTCCGTCAATCTGGAGCTGCTCGTGTGGGCGGTCAGGCCCCATGACAGGGGGCGGATCGTCCATGACCTGAGCAAGGAAATTCATCGTCGCTTCAAAGAGGAAGGAATAAAAATTCCATACCCGCAACATGAGGTATACCTCCAGTCGAACAACGACGAATAG
- a CDS encoding RHS repeat-associated core domain-containing protein, with protein MDNRLSRAGKNSYMHDDNGFRSMWNHKGKYTLYEYSQDYRLLKADQKDEGRTFTFRHDDEGRRIAKYCNGELVEAYEWLDFIRLAGYWDGRNSYEFAYEDGERTPFAMRRDDGSAFYLFHDQVGSLRVVADTSGNVIKAIQYDPFGGIIEDSNPGFAIPLGFAGGLHERDLGFVRFGFRDYDTYTSRWTAPDPIGDAGGDSDWYGYCLDDPVNGVDPLGLQGGFWGGMKKIGAGFGKLWDKAPAGIGKAVVEGGKGAGKALYETGKAYATNKDLQKYTGIALGAGALPIAAAGAVEAAPAIVGAALRHPDKLAAASEKAIDFANGLVEGPPPLSPAGVGGAMAKGTYDWYKRNRR; from the coding sequence ATGGACAATCGCCTCTCGCGTGCCGGAAAAAACAGCTACATGCACGACGACAACGGCTTCCGCAGCATGTGGAATCACAAGGGCAAATACACGCTCTACGAGTATTCGCAGGATTACCGCCTGCTGAAAGCCGACCAGAAAGACGAGGGCCGCACCTTCACCTTCCGCCATGACGACGAAGGCCGCCGCATTGCAAAATACTGCAACGGCGAACTGGTCGAAGCCTATGAATGGCTCGATTTCATCCGACTCGCCGGATACTGGGACGGGCGAAATTCCTACGAATTCGCCTATGAAGACGGCGAGCGCACCCCCTTTGCCATGCGCCGTGATGACGGTTCTGCCTTCTACCTTTTTCACGATCAGGTCGGCAGCCTCCGCGTTGTTGCCGACACAAGCGGCAACGTGATAAAGGCTATTCAGTACGACCCATTCGGCGGCATCATCGAGGACAGCAATCCCGGTTTTGCCATCCCCCTCGGCTTCGCAGGCGGTCTGCATGAACGCGATCTGGGATTCGTCAGGTTCGGCTTCCGTGATTACGACACGTACACCAGTCGCTGGACCGCGCCCGATCCGATAGGCGACGCGGGCGGGGATTCGGACTGGTATGGCTATTGTTTGGACGATCCGGTCAACGGGGTGGACCCGTTGGGGCTTCAAGGTGGGTTCTGGGGCGGTATGAAAAAAATCGGAGCCGGTTTTGGCAAGTTGTGGGACAAAGCTCCTGCGGGCATAGGCAAGGCTGTTGTCGAAGGAGGCAAAGGTGCTGGCAAAGCCTTATACGAAACAGGGAAAGCTTATGCGACAAATAAGGACTTGCAGAAGTACACCGGGATTGCCTTAGGCGCAGGGGCACTTCCAATTGCAGCAGCGGGTGCCGTCGAGGCGGCCCCCGCAATTGTCGGAGCGGCACTGAGACATCCTGACAAATTGGCGGCTGCATCGGAGAAGGCAATAGATTTTGCCAATGGCCTTGTAGAAGGCCCTCCGCCGCTAAGTCCCGCAGGTGTAGGGGGAGCAATGGCTAAAGGGACGTACGATTGGTATAAAAGAAACAGGAGATAG
- a CDS encoding RHS repeat-associated core domain-containing protein, producing MGAQITQSKTKQKIKRPPCQTDRAANFYCLLAKHCNDEQIEAYEWLDFIRLAGYRDGRDSYEFAYEDGKRTPYAMRRDDGSVFYLFHDQVGSLRVVADTSGNVIKAIQYDPFGGIIEDSNPGFKIPLGFAGGLHDRDLGFVRFGFRDYDTYTSRWTAPDPIGDAGGDPDWYGYCFDDPVNSVDPLGLFWSKVVSKGFQKALKSGIKKGGKKAAEENPENDFLKGVDIFLNGKGLDKDPIASDTDEDGISDYYDFDSDWDVNPKKLKKERERYHQKRNRSNTERYGK from the coding sequence GTGGGTGCTCAGATCACCCAATCAAAAACCAAGCAAAAAATAAAGAGACCGCCCTGTCAAACTGATAGGGCGGCCAATTTTTATTGTCTACTTGCCAAGCACTGCAACGATGAACAGATCGAGGCCTACGAATGGCTCGATTTCATCCGTCTTGCCGGATACAGGGACGGCAGAGACTCTTACGAATTCGCCTACGAGGACGGCAAACGCACGCCCTACGCCATGCGCCGTGACGACGGTTCCGTCTTCTACCTCTTCCACGATCAGGTTGGTAGCCTCCGCGTTGTTGCCGACACAAGCGGCAACGTGATAAAGGCTATCCAGTACGACCCGTTCGGCGGCATCATCGAAGACAGCAATCCCGGCTTCAAAATCCCCCTCGGCTTCGCAGGCGGCCTGCATGACCGCGATCTGGGTTTCGTCAGGTTCGGTTTTCGGGATTACGACACGTACACCAGCCGCTGGACCGCGCCCGACCCGATTGGTGATGCGGGCGGTGATCCGGATTGGTATGGTTACTGTTTCGATGATCCGGTTAATAGCGTGGATCCGCTGGGGCTGTTTTGGAGTAAGGTCGTTAGCAAAGGGTTTCAGAAAGCCCTTAAAAGTGGAATCAAGAAGGGCGGTAAAAAAGCAGCCGAAGAAAATCCTGAGAATGACTTTCTTAAAGGGGTCGACATATTTCTGAATGGTAAGGGGCTGGATAAAGACCCGATAGCGTCTGACACTGATGAGGATGGCATCTCTGATTACTATGATTTCGATTCTGATTGGGATGTCAATCCAAAAAAGTTGAAGAAAGAAAGGGAAAGGTATCACCAGAAACGAAATCGTTCCAATACGGAAAGGTATGGTAAGTAA
- a CDS encoding Trm112 family protein, producing the protein MTLKKELIDILACPKCKGKVAVTPGEDGLACRKCGVIYPVRDEIPIMLVDQAVPEKDWTGSK; encoded by the coding sequence ATGACGCTGAAAAAGGAACTCATTGATATATTGGCCTGCCCCAAGTGCAAGGGCAAGGTGGCCGTCACCCCGGGCGAAGACGGGCTGGCGTGCAGGAAATGCGGGGTGATCTATCCTGTCAGGGACGAGATTCCCATCATGCTCGTGGATCAGGCCGTGCCCGAGAAGGACTGGACCGGTTCGAAGTAG
- a CDS encoding epoxyqueuosine reductase QueH — translation MKRLLLHICCGPCSITTVKTLLDQGIEVTGLFYNPNIHPLTEYAKRRDGCLEVAEKLGFNVIVKDNEYKPQQWFRDVAFREDNRCFHCYQNRMERTAQIAKKGGFDLFTTTLLYSKYQKHADIASLGRDLQSEKTRFHYHDFREGWKDGIDISKEWGIYRQQYCGCLYSENERYQRELEK, via the coding sequence ATGAAACGCCTTCTTTTGCATATCTGCTGCGGTCCGTGTTCCATCACGACCGTCAAGACGCTGCTCGATCAGGGCATCGAGGTCACCGGACTATTCTACAATCCGAACATCCATCCCTTGACCGAGTATGCCAAGCGGCGTGACGGGTGCCTTGAGGTCGCGGAAAAACTCGGCTTCAACGTCATCGTCAAGGACAATGAGTACAAGCCGCAGCAGTGGTTTCGCGACGTGGCTTTTCGTGAGGACAACCGCTGCTTCCACTGTTACCAGAACCGCATGGAGCGGACGGCCCAGATAGCCAAAAAGGGCGGGTTCGACCTGTTCACCACCACGCTGCTGTATTCCAAATACCAGAAGCACGCGGATATCGCGTCGTTGGGGCGTGACCTGCAATCCGAAAAGACGCGTTTTCATTACCACGACTTCCGTGAGGGGTGGAAAGACGGCATTGATATTTCCAAGGAATGGGGCATCTACCGGCAGCAGTACTGCGGGTGCCTGTACAGCGAGAACGAACGCTACCAGCGCGAGTTGGAGAAATAG
- the hemW gene encoding radical SAM family heme chaperone HemW: MGRIYGEDVPVTPAFPAAAGGKAVKAVKDGGKGLLLYIHVPFCKSRCHYCNFHSQAFNQVTFAWYHKLLLSEIELWGKRLKKPMLRTIYFGGGTPSLIPLQQLDQIMKALGKHFEFSPAMEVTLEANPDSAQDVSYFRALLSMGINRLSLGMQSLNDLELHAMGRPHSAAMTFAAYDAARQAGFGNIGVDLIWGLPGQRLKTWIDQLQTVADMRPEHISAYNLTVEPGTVMAKMLDEDGDFNVPSEQEQGRMFIYGAEYLESVGYMHYEVSNFARMGFMSVHNSGYWDGSDYLGLGPSAVSTIGRRRFNNPRYMDEYDAYVRGGLVGNDHEELTDNDLLKEMVMLSLRTSRGLDLKDFRKRTGFDLVKRKEQLISALHRENLIRISHGFLRLTKNGMLVSNVIIRRLAFED, translated from the coding sequence ATGGGCAGAATTTACGGCGAGGACGTTCCGGTCACGCCCGCTTTCCCTGCCGCGGCGGGCGGCAAGGCGGTCAAGGCGGTGAAAGACGGTGGCAAGGGGTTGCTTCTCTACATTCACGTACCGTTTTGCAAATCCCGCTGTCATTACTGTAATTTCCATTCGCAGGCGTTCAATCAGGTCACCTTTGCCTGGTATCACAAACTGCTGCTCTCCGAGATCGAGCTGTGGGGCAAGCGCCTCAAGAAGCCGATGCTCAGGACCATCTATTTCGGCGGCGGGACCCCGAGCCTCATTCCGTTGCAGCAACTCGACCAGATCATGAAGGCGCTGGGCAAACACTTCGAGTTTTCCCCGGCCATGGAGGTCACCCTCGAAGCCAATCCTGATTCGGCTCAGGACGTCAGCTATTTTCGCGCCCTGCTTTCCATGGGCATCAACCGTCTTTCGCTGGGCATGCAGTCCCTGAACGATCTGGAACTGCACGCCATGGGGCGTCCGCATTCCGCCGCCATGACCTTTGCCGCATATGACGCGGCCCGACAGGCTGGTTTCGGCAACATCGGCGTGGATCTCATCTGGGGGCTGCCCGGTCAGCGGCTCAAGACGTGGATCGATCAGTTGCAGACCGTGGCCGACATGCGACCGGAGCATATTTCCGCCTATAACCTCACGGTGGAGCCGGGGACCGTCATGGCGAAGATGCTTGACGAAGATGGTGATTTCAACGTTCCCTCCGAACAGGAGCAGGGCCGCATGTTCATCTATGGAGCCGAATACCTCGAATCCGTTGGCTACATGCATTACGAAGTGTCCAACTTCGCGCGCATGGGGTTCATGTCGGTTCATAATTCCGGCTACTGGGACGGTTCGGATTACCTCGGCCTCGGGCCGTCAGCCGTTTCAACCATCGGCCGCCGCCGTTTCAACAATCCCCGTTACATGGACGAATACGACGCCTATGTCCGGGGCGGTCTCGTGGGCAACGATCATGAGGAATTGACCGACAACGATCTGCTCAAGGAAATGGTCATGCTCTCCCTGCGTACCTCCCGCGGTCTCGACCTGAAGGATTTCAGGAAACGCACCGGGTTCGATCTCGTCAAACGCAAGGAACAGCTCATCAGCGCCCTGCACCGGGAAAACCTCATTCGCATCAGCCACGGCTTTCTGCGGCTCACCAAAAACGGCATGCTCGTGTCGAACGTCATCATCAGGCGGCTGGCGTTCGAGGATTAG
- a CDS encoding transporter substrate-binding domain-containing protein — translation MDLLKRLLFVLVGFHLLCPPIGEAWADGLRLCAEDWPPYEYYVEEKPKGLSYEVLSSVLRRMGEPVAENVNVSWLRGLEAIQEGSMDILYSALRTPEREVYAYYPSEPLAVSSWVFFSSSFDKKDSYADWPDFKGKTVGIVDGYDYPDSFLKRVRKEGRLEKRVLSIDNIRMLGSGRIDYAVEELRVGNRLVRRLGMQGKVFPLLKVVLARRPVFAMFSKKTVSEDFVRRFSDELVRFKQTPEYQEILSKYR, via the coding sequence ATGGATTTACTGAAGCGCCTGCTTTTTGTCCTTGTGGGCTTTCACCTCCTATGTCCTCCGATTGGGGAGGCCTGGGCCGATGGGTTGCGCCTTTGTGCCGAGGATTGGCCGCCATACGAGTATTACGTCGAAGAAAAGCCGAAGGGGCTGTCTTACGAAGTCCTCAGCTCCGTTCTTCGCCGGATGGGAGAGCCTGTAGCCGAGAACGTCAATGTGTCGTGGCTTCGTGGTCTGGAGGCGATACAGGAAGGCTCGATGGATATCCTCTACAGTGCGCTCAGGACGCCTGAGCGTGAGGTGTATGCGTATTATCCGTCCGAACCGTTGGCCGTGTCGTCATGGGTGTTTTTTTCGTCCTCGTTCGATAAAAAGGACAGCTATGCCGATTGGCCGGATTTCAAGGGAAAGACCGTTGGCATAGTCGACGGCTATGACTATCCCGATAGTTTTCTGAAACGTGTTCGCAAGGAAGGGCGGCTGGAAAAGCGGGTTTTGTCTATTGACAATATCAGGATGCTCGGCAGCGGCCGGATTGATTATGCCGTGGAGGAGTTGCGTGTGGGCAACCGGCTTGTGAGACGCCTCGGTATGCAGGGGAAAGTTTTTCCTCTCCTGAAGGTGGTTCTTGCGAGGCGTCCGGTGTTCGCCATGTTCAGCAAGAAAACGGTCTCCGAGGATTTTGTTCGTCGTTTTTCCGATGAGCTGGTTCGTTTCAAGCAGACGCCGGAGTATCAGGAAATCCTTTCAAAGTACCGGTAG
- a CDS encoding PHP domain-containing protein: protein MIDLHTHSTASDGTLSPTELVKLAAETGLKAIALTDHDTLGGVAEAVAAGKEYGVEVIPGCELSLESPAGVGWMHMVALFLPPEPEELQKAFDWVIEGRKNRNREIVEKLRQQGISITYEAVAARAGGTIGRPHFAQELLSLGVVSSVDEAFKVWLGDNGRAYIPKRKLQPKQALDILNNIGATSILAHPFALGLDMPKTEELVTDLKDMGLDGMEVYYSEHSESMTKDYKEMTERLGLLASGGSDFHGSVKPKISLGKGKGGLRVPYELLEKMKEDRRSRGLPV from the coding sequence ATGATAGATTTACATACCCATTCCACTGCTTCGGACGGCACCCTGTCCCCGACCGAGTTGGTAAAACTCGCGGCTGAAACCGGCCTGAAGGCCATTGCCCTGACCGATCACGACACACTCGGCGGCGTTGCCGAGGCCGTGGCCGCCGGAAAGGAATACGGCGTCGAGGTCATTCCCGGCTGTGAACTGAGCCTCGAATCCCCGGCAGGCGTCGGCTGGATGCATATGGTGGCGCTCTTTCTGCCCCCTGAACCGGAAGAACTCCAGAAGGCGTTCGACTGGGTCATCGAAGGCCGCAAGAACCGCAATCGTGAAATCGTCGAAAAACTCCGCCAGCAGGGCATCAGCATCACGTATGAAGCCGTGGCCGCACGGGCCGGTGGAACCATCGGCCGTCCCCATTTCGCTCAGGAACTGCTGTCGCTCGGCGTCGTCTCGTCCGTGGACGAAGCCTTCAAGGTCTGGCTGGGCGACAATGGACGTGCCTACATCCCCAAACGCAAGCTCCAGCCGAAACAGGCACTTGATATCCTCAACAACATCGGAGCCACATCCATTCTGGCACACCCCTTTGCGCTCGGGCTCGATATGCCGAAGACTGAAGAACTCGTCACCGACCTGAAGGACATGGGACTGGACGGCATGGAAGTCTATTATTCCGAACACAGCGAATCCATGACCAAGGATTACAAGGAAATGACGGAACGCCTCGGCTTGCTCGCCAGCGGCGGCTCGGACTTCCACGGCTCGGTCAAGCCGAAAATATCTCTGGGCAAAGGCAAGGGCGGCCTGCGCGTCCCTTACGAACTGCTCGAAAAGATGAAAGAAGACCGCAGGTCAAGAGGGTTGCCGGTCTAG